In Archocentrus centrarchus isolate MPI-CPG fArcCen1 chromosome 21, fArcCen1, whole genome shotgun sequence, the following are encoded in one genomic region:
- the LOC115801103 gene encoding nectin-2-like isoform X1: protein MGNYRDHLTPHHFSVIPCGLVLISALLFTREADALRVIGGNATVVQGGTAILPCHVIDTNDDLTQITWQRRTREKPDNDNFLTIIPKDGPLFVNGGDDRFKYIGNFNDKNGTLQLSNVALKDEGIYMCIFTLFPSGNQKTEIPLNLLVPPSTSVEDNLPTLGTEEVLFATCTAAGSRPPAEVRWLTGTLAEKVRTTTNSTQYDNGTTTTVSSLFGVPTREINRHLVQCVISGDSLSTEVTLPFTIQVYFSPTEVNIRAISQDSFECVTEANPNAEFIWSRAGQSLPESAVKVEGAKLQLLSPTSDLNGLYQCEASNTYGRKHSQLYVHVASEACSAAWALFGVLLSLNGVGAAAWCFYKYGNFQRFFPTHGDREPQSTRRAEGDGGQEQEELQGEPEEPV, encoded by the exons atgggTAATTACCGAGATCATTTAACGCCACATCATTTCTCAGTGATACCCTGTGGTTTGGTGCTAATATCTGCGCTCCTGTTCACCAGAGAAGCTGACG CTCTCCGGGTGATTGGTGGAAATGCGACAGTGGTTCAAGGAGGTACCGCTATCTTACCGTGCCACGTCATTGATACCAATGATGACCTGACACAGATTACCTGGCAGAGGAGGACTAGAGAAAAACCTGACAATGACAATTTTCTTACTATCATACCCAAAGATGGACCATTGTTTGTCAATGGAGGTGATGATCGATTTAAATATATTGGaaattttaatgacaaaaacGGAACCCTCCAGTTATCCAATGTTGCCCTGAAGGATGAAGGCATCTACATGTGCATCTTCACCTTGTTTCCCAGTGGAAATCAGAAGACTGAGATTCCTCTAAACTTGCTCg TGCCTCCTTCCACAAGCGTCGAGGACAATCTTCCCACTTTGGGTACAGAAGAGGTTTTATTTGCTACCTGCACGGCTGCTGGTTCGAGGCCTCCTGCAGAGGTGAGGTGGCTCACTGGTACTTTGGCAGAAAAAGTGAGAACGACAACAAACTCCACCCAGTATGACAACGGTACGACCACCACAGTCAGCTCTCTGTTTGGCGTACCTACGAGAGAGATTAACCGTCACCTGGTCCAGTGTGTCATCAGCGGTGACTCCCTGTCTACAGAAGTAACCCTGCCCTTCACCATACAGGTCTACT TCTCTCCCACAGAAGTGAACATTAGAGCGATTTCACAGGATTCATTTGAATGTGTGACAGAAGCCAACCCAAATGCAGAATTTATCTGGAGCAG AGCTGGCCAGTCTTTGCCAGAGTCTGCTGTCAAAGTAGAGGGAGCAAAGCTACAACTGCTGAGTCCGACCTCTGATCTAAATGGCCTCTATCAGTGTGAAGCATCTAACACATATGGAAGAAAACACAGTCAGCTCTATGTGCATGTGGCATCAG AAGCATGCTCTGCTGCATGGGCCTTATTTGGTGTTTTGCTGTCCCTGAATGGTGTTGGGGCTGCAGCATGGTGCTTTTATAAATATGGAAATTTTCAAAG GTTTTTCCCCACACATGGTGACAGAGAACCTCAATCAACCAGGAGAGCTGAAGGTGATGGTGGACAAGAGCAAGAAGAACTGCAGGGAGAGCCAGAG GAACCTGTGTGA
- the LOC115801103 gene encoding nectin-3-like isoform X2 — MGNYRDHLTPHHFSVIPCGLVLISALLFTREADALRVIGGNATVVQGGTAILPCHVIDTNDDLTQITWQRRTREKPDNDNFLTIIPKDGPLFVNGGDDRFKYIGNFNDKNGTLQLSNVALKDEGIYMCIFTLFPSGNQKTEIPLNLLVPPSTSVEDNLPTLGTEEVLFATCTAAGSRPPAEVRWLTGTLAEKVRTTTNSTQYDNGTTTTVSSLFGVPTREINRHLVQCVISGDSLSTEVTLPFTIQVYFSPTEVNIRAISQDSFECVTEANPNAEFIWSRAGQSLPESAVKVEGAKLQLLSPTSDLNGLYQCEASNTYGRKHSQLYVHVASEPSKQMDD, encoded by the exons atgggTAATTACCGAGATCATTTAACGCCACATCATTTCTCAGTGATACCCTGTGGTTTGGTGCTAATATCTGCGCTCCTGTTCACCAGAGAAGCTGACG CTCTCCGGGTGATTGGTGGAAATGCGACAGTGGTTCAAGGAGGTACCGCTATCTTACCGTGCCACGTCATTGATACCAATGATGACCTGACACAGATTACCTGGCAGAGGAGGACTAGAGAAAAACCTGACAATGACAATTTTCTTACTATCATACCCAAAGATGGACCATTGTTTGTCAATGGAGGTGATGATCGATTTAAATATATTGGaaattttaatgacaaaaacGGAACCCTCCAGTTATCCAATGTTGCCCTGAAGGATGAAGGCATCTACATGTGCATCTTCACCTTGTTTCCCAGTGGAAATCAGAAGACTGAGATTCCTCTAAACTTGCTCg TGCCTCCTTCCACAAGCGTCGAGGACAATCTTCCCACTTTGGGTACAGAAGAGGTTTTATTTGCTACCTGCACGGCTGCTGGTTCGAGGCCTCCTGCAGAGGTGAGGTGGCTCACTGGTACTTTGGCAGAAAAAGTGAGAACGACAACAAACTCCACCCAGTATGACAACGGTACGACCACCACAGTCAGCTCTCTGTTTGGCGTACCTACGAGAGAGATTAACCGTCACCTGGTCCAGTGTGTCATCAGCGGTGACTCCCTGTCTACAGAAGTAACCCTGCCCTTCACCATACAGGTCTACT TCTCTCCCACAGAAGTGAACATTAGAGCGATTTCACAGGATTCATTTGAATGTGTGACAGAAGCCAACCCAAATGCAGAATTTATCTGGAGCAG AGCTGGCCAGTCTTTGCCAGAGTCTGCTGTCAAAGTAGAGGGAGCAAAGCTACAACTGCTGAGTCCGACCTCTGATCTAAATGGCCTCTATCAGTGTGAAGCATCTAACACATATGGAAGAAAACACAGTCAGCTCTATGTGCATGTGGCATCAG AGCCAAGTAAACAAATGGATGACTGA